From one Musa acuminata AAA Group cultivar baxijiao chromosome BXJ2-6, Cavendish_Baxijiao_AAA, whole genome shotgun sequence genomic stretch:
- the LOC103987684 gene encoding protein GL2-INTERACTING REPRESSOR 1-like, translated as MASEAHLPHHNTGKRRARVVVEIPPLALLPRRSTRRQSSLLLKVAASPPASERTRMSRRSNHGKSHKVDLKLNLAPPMREDASRRAATVVDSPRGSSSSSSCLSSETEQGLPCQTSPEATSMVLAACPRCLMYVMLPEEDPKCCPKCKNAVLLDFLCSNRKT; from the exons ATGGCATCGGAGGCTCATCTTCCCCACCACAACACTGGTAAACGGCGTGCACGCGTAGTGGTGGAGATTCCACCCCTTGCTCTTCTTCCCCGTCGATCCACTCGTCGTCAATCTTCTCTACTGCTCAAGGTTGCTGCCTCTCCTCCAGCTTCTGAG AGAACAAGGATGAGCCGCCGCAGCAACCATGGGAAGAGTCACAAGGTTGACCTGAAGCTGAACCTTGCGCCGCCGATGAGGGAAGACGCATCAAGAAGGGCAGCCACCGTCGTCGACTCCCcccgtgggtcgtcgtcatcctcCTCGTGCCTATCGTCGGAGACCGAGCAGGGGCTGCCGTGCCAAACCAGCCCCGAGGCGACGTCGATGGTGCTCGCCGCCTGCCCCCGATGCCTCATGTACGTGATGCTCCCCGAGGAGGACCCCAAGTGCTGCCCCAAGTGCAAAAACGCCGTTCTTCTCGACTTCCTCTGCAGCAACAGGAAAACCTGA